Proteins co-encoded in one Populus trichocarpa isolate Nisqually-1 chromosome 10, P.trichocarpa_v4.1, whole genome shotgun sequence genomic window:
- the LOC7463480 gene encoding uncharacterized protein LOC7463480 isoform X2 — MEIKQKKPVLLKKMATRGPRIQALWHLPWLVFLFSTTRVFCASPSKVPRLGVHGPYGARNHLGKVKVQSLAPSDQEFRTFYYNQTLDHFNYRPESYKTFQHRYVVSFKHWRGPDTMAPIFVYLGEESSLNDDLGYIGILSDNAARFGALQVYIEHRFYGESIPFVSREEALKDANLRGYFSSAQTLADYAEVILHIKKKHSADSSPVIVFGGSYGGMLAAWFRLKYPHVALGALASSAPVLYFDNITPSNGYYTVVTKDFKESSESCYKTIKQSWFEIDKVAAKADGLSILQKKFNTCKPLEAATELKNFLDSLFSVAAQYDRPPRYPVDLVCKGIDSAPEGSDVLDRIFSGIVAYFGKKPCYNLDAFFSSETLEGWTWQTCSELVIPIGRGSNDTMFPAEPFDLKEYIEECKSAFGVPPRPHWITTYYGGHGAGKHIR; from the exons AtggaaatcaaacaaaaaaaaccagtgcTCCTCAAAAAAATGGCCACCAGAGGTCCAAGAATCCAAGCTCTATGGCATCTTCCATggctggtttttcttttctctacaaCACGTGTGTTTTGCGCTTCACCATCAAAAGTACCAAGACTTGGGGTGCATGGACCTTATGGTGCAAGAAATCACCTTGGAAAAGTTAAGGTTCAGTCTTTGGCCCCGTCGGATCAGGAGTTTAGAACTTTTTATTACAATCAGACACTTGATCACTTCAATTACAGGCCTGAAAGTTATAAGACTTTTCAGCATAGATATGTAGTGAGCTTCAAGCATTGGAGGGGTCCCGATACAATGGCTCCAATATTTGTCTATTTGGGCGAGGAATCTTCTTTGAATGACGATCTTGGTTATATTGGAATCCTCTCTGATAATGCAGCTCGATTTGGTGCTTTACAAGTGTACATAGAG CATCGCTTCTACGGAGAATCAATCCCCTTTGTATCAAGAGAGGAAGCATTGAAAGATGCAAACCTCCGTGGATACTTCAGCTCTGCTCAAACTTTAGCAGATTATGCAGAAGTAATCCTAcacattaagaaaaaacattcgGCCGACTCTTCCCCGGTTATAGTTTTTGGAGGATCATACGGAGGAA tgcTTGCTGCTTGGTTTCGCCTGAAATACCCTCACGTTGCACTAGGGGCACTGGCCTCGTCTGCCCCAGttctttattttgataatatcaCCCCTTCAAACGGATACTATACAGTCGTGACAAAGGATTTCAAG GAATCGAGTGAGAGCTGCTACAAAACCATAAAACAGTCatggtttgaaattgataaaGTTGCTGCTAAAGCAGATGGTCTTTCTATCCTTCAAAAGAAGTTCAATACTTGCAA ACCATTGGAGGCTGCTACAGAGTTGAAAAACTTTTTGGACAGTTTGTTTTCAGTAGCAGCTCAATATGATAGACCTCCAAGATATCCAGTTGACCTTGTTTGCAAAGGAATTGATTCAGCACCAGAAGGAAGTGATGTACTTGACAGGATATTTTCTGGGATTGTTGCTTACTTCGGAAAAAAGCCTTGCTATAATCTAGATGCATTCTTTTCATCAGAAACACTGGAAGGCTGGACTTGGCAG ACATGTAGCGAACTTGTGATACCGATCGGCCGTGGTAGCAACGATACTATGTTTCCAGCAGAGCCATTTGATCTGAAGGAGTACATTGAAGAATGCAAAAGCGCATTTGGAGTCCCCCCTAGGCCTCATTGGATAACAACTTATTATGGCGGTCAT GGTGCTGGAAAACATATCAGATAG
- the LOC7463480 gene encoding uncharacterized protein LOC7463480 isoform X1 produces the protein MEIKQKKPVLLKKMATRGPRIQALWHLPWLVFLFSTTRVFCASPSKVPRLGVHGPYGARNHLGKVKVQSLAPSDQEFRTFYYNQTLDHFNYRPESYKTFQHRYVVSFKHWRGPDTMAPIFVYLGEESSLNDDLGYIGILSDNAARFGALQVYIEHRFYGESIPFVSREEALKDANLRGYFSSAQTLADYAEVILHIKKKHSADSSPVIVFGGSYGGMLAAWFRLKYPHVALGALASSAPVLYFDNITPSNGYYTVVTKDFKESSESCYKTIKQSWFEIDKVAAKADGLSILQKKFNTCKPLEAATELKNFLDSLFSVAAQYDRPPRYPVDLVCKGIDSAPEGSDVLDRIFSGIVAYFGKKPCYNLDAFFSSETLEGWTWQTCSELVIPIGRGSNDTMFPAEPFDLKEYIEECKSAFGVPPRPHWITTYYGGHHFKEVLRRFGSNIIFSNGLRDPYSSGGVLENISDSILAVYTTKGAHCMDILPATIGDPDWVVLQRNIEIEIINGWILKYYQDLLENSSQMIFLH, from the exons AtggaaatcaaacaaaaaaaaccagtgcTCCTCAAAAAAATGGCCACCAGAGGTCCAAGAATCCAAGCTCTATGGCATCTTCCATggctggtttttcttttctctacaaCACGTGTGTTTTGCGCTTCACCATCAAAAGTACCAAGACTTGGGGTGCATGGACCTTATGGTGCAAGAAATCACCTTGGAAAAGTTAAGGTTCAGTCTTTGGCCCCGTCGGATCAGGAGTTTAGAACTTTTTATTACAATCAGACACTTGATCACTTCAATTACAGGCCTGAAAGTTATAAGACTTTTCAGCATAGATATGTAGTGAGCTTCAAGCATTGGAGGGGTCCCGATACAATGGCTCCAATATTTGTCTATTTGGGCGAGGAATCTTCTTTGAATGACGATCTTGGTTATATTGGAATCCTCTCTGATAATGCAGCTCGATTTGGTGCTTTACAAGTGTACATAGAG CATCGCTTCTACGGAGAATCAATCCCCTTTGTATCAAGAGAGGAAGCATTGAAAGATGCAAACCTCCGTGGATACTTCAGCTCTGCTCAAACTTTAGCAGATTATGCAGAAGTAATCCTAcacattaagaaaaaacattcgGCCGACTCTTCCCCGGTTATAGTTTTTGGAGGATCATACGGAGGAA tgcTTGCTGCTTGGTTTCGCCTGAAATACCCTCACGTTGCACTAGGGGCACTGGCCTCGTCTGCCCCAGttctttattttgataatatcaCCCCTTCAAACGGATACTATACAGTCGTGACAAAGGATTTCAAG GAATCGAGTGAGAGCTGCTACAAAACCATAAAACAGTCatggtttgaaattgataaaGTTGCTGCTAAAGCAGATGGTCTTTCTATCCTTCAAAAGAAGTTCAATACTTGCAA ACCATTGGAGGCTGCTACAGAGTTGAAAAACTTTTTGGACAGTTTGTTTTCAGTAGCAGCTCAATATGATAGACCTCCAAGATATCCAGTTGACCTTGTTTGCAAAGGAATTGATTCAGCACCAGAAGGAAGTGATGTACTTGACAGGATATTTTCTGGGATTGTTGCTTACTTCGGAAAAAAGCCTTGCTATAATCTAGATGCATTCTTTTCATCAGAAACACTGGAAGGCTGGACTTGGCAG ACATGTAGCGAACTTGTGATACCGATCGGCCGTGGTAGCAACGATACTATGTTTCCAGCAGAGCCATTTGATCTGAAGGAGTACATTGAAGAATGCAAAAGCGCATTTGGAGTCCCCCCTAGGCCTCATTGGATAACAACTTATTATGGCGGTCAT CATTTTAAAGAGGTTCTCAGGAGGTTCGGTAGCAACATTATCTTCTCCAATGGCCTCCGTGACCCTTATAGCAGTGGAGG GGTGCTGGAAAACATATCAGATAGCATATTGGCAGTGTATACAACTAAAg GTGCACATTGCATGGACATACTGCCGGCCACAATTGGTGATCCTGATTGGGTAGTTTTGCAGagaaacatagaaatcgagatCATTAACGGATGGATCCTGAAGTACTATCAAGATCTGCTTGAAAATTCTTCACAGATGATATTTCTTCATTGA